One window of the Armatimonadota bacterium genome contains the following:
- a CDS encoding GNAT family N-acetyltransferase — MNFRIYDPSKDLEAVQRIWREIGWLQDGQEEAVGIFLSAANTTVADVGGEPECLVATVPGTIRYLDEDLPFGIVGSVTTSRVARKQRLASRLTAHAVADLAAGGALVAGLGMFEQGYYNKLGFGNGSYENWISFDPADLLVDAVPRVPRRLGSADWEAVHACRLSRRRGHGSCNSMLPQRTQAEMMGGKNDFGLGYFDGPNGELTHFFWVGPENVSHGPYNIRAICWQQGDQFLELLALIKSLGDQVHLVSMQEPAGIQLQDLLRQPLKRRHVSGQSKFESSSRSDAYWQVRILDLVGCMQRTHLPCGDIRFNLRLEDPIESLLDADAPWHGTGGEYVVALGSKSIAYPGSDGSLPALTASVGAFTRMWFGVCPASGLAITDGLSGPPQLLRDLDRGLLLPRPHLGWDI, encoded by the coding sequence ATGAACTTCAGGATATATGATCCGTCGAAAGACCTCGAGGCCGTTCAGCGCATCTGGCGCGAGATCGGCTGGCTGCAGGACGGTCAGGAGGAGGCTGTAGGCATCTTCCTCTCGGCTGCGAATACGACGGTCGCGGATGTCGGGGGAGAACCCGAGTGCCTCGTCGCGACTGTTCCCGGAACGATCCGCTATCTCGACGAAGATCTGCCTTTTGGCATCGTGGGCTCCGTCACCACCAGCCGCGTCGCACGCAAGCAGAGGCTCGCAAGCCGGCTGACGGCACATGCGGTTGCCGACCTTGCCGCGGGTGGAGCCTTGGTCGCCGGACTGGGGATGTTCGAGCAGGGATACTACAACAAACTCGGATTCGGCAACGGTTCCTACGAGAACTGGATCTCGTTCGATCCCGCCGATCTGCTCGTAGACGCGGTCCCGCGCGTGCCGCGGAGGTTAGGCAGTGCGGACTGGGAGGCGGTCCATGCCTGCAGGTTGTCTCGGCGGCGCGGCCACGGCTCGTGTAACTCCATGTTGCCTCAGCGGACCCAGGCGGAGATGATGGGCGGCAAGAACGATTTCGGCCTCGGCTACTTCGACGGTCCGAACGGTGAGTTGACCCATTTCTTCTGGGTCGGCCCGGAGAACGTGTCGCACGGACCGTACAACATCCGAGCCATCTGCTGGCAGCAGGGAGACCAGTTCCTCGAGCTGCTCGCGCTCATCAAGAGCCTCGGCGATCAGGTGCACCTTGTCAGTATGCAGGAACCTGCGGGCATACAGCTTCAGGACCTTCTGCGTCAGCCGCTCAAGCGCAGACATGTGAGCGGCCAGTCGAAGTTCGAGAGTTCCAGCCGCTCCGATGCCTACTGGCAGGTCCGCATCCTCGACCTCGTCGGGTGCATGCAGCGAACGCATCTCCCCTGCGGGGACATCCGGTTCAACCTTCGCCTTGAAGACCCGATCGAAAGCCTGCTCGATGCCGACGCTCCGTGGCACGGAACCGGGGGCGAGTACGTCGTCGCTCTCGGTTCGAAATCCATAGCGTATCCCGGCTCCGACGGTTCGCTGCCGGCACTGACCGCGTCGGTCGGGGCGTTCACACGAATGTGGTTCGGAGTTTGTCCCGCGTCCGGTCTTGCGATCACCGACGGGCTCTCGGGCCCGCCGCAGCTCCTTCGAGACCTGGATCGTGGCCTTCTTCTGCCCCGGCCGCACCTGGGCTGGGATATCTGA
- a CDS encoding SDR family oxidoreductase: MERALVTGGAGFLGSHLCDLLLERGFAVTAMDNLITGDTRNIVQHLGSASFSFVKYDVTEYLYLKDRVDYVFHFASPASPIDYLQYPIQTLKVGSLGTHKTLGLAHAHGAKYILASTSEVYGDPLVHPQTEDYWGNVNPVGPRGVYDEAKRFAEAMTMAYHNAHGVDTRIVRIFNTYGPRMRRDDGRLVPTLIGQALKGEPLTVYGDGSQTRSFCYVSDLIEGIYRLALSDEHLPVNIGNPHEMTVLQFAETVIRLTGSKSEIVFRPMPTDDPKQRRPDIAKARELLGWEPKVDLEEGLRTTVDWCKTRIQE, encoded by the coding sequence ATGGAACGAGCGCTGGTAACCGGCGGAGCGGGGTTTCTCGGTTCGCATCTCTGCGACCTGCTTCTGGAGCGCGGCTTCGCCGTCACCGCGATGGACAACCTCATCACCGGTGACACCCGGAACATCGTCCAGCATCTCGGCAGCGCGTCCTTCTCGTTCGTCAAGTACGATGTCACCGAATACCTGTACTTGAAGGATCGCGTGGACTACGTCTTCCACTTCGCGTCGCCCGCGAGCCCGATTGACTATCTGCAGTACCCGATCCAGACGCTGAAAGTCGGCTCGCTCGGCACGCACAAGACCCTCGGCTTGGCACATGCACATGGAGCGAAGTATATCCTCGCGTCCACATCCGAGGTCTACGGCGACCCGCTGGTCCATCCTCAGACCGAGGACTACTGGGGCAACGTGAACCCCGTCGGTCCGAGAGGGGTCTACGACGAGGCCAAGCGCTTCGCCGAAGCCATGACGATGGCCTATCACAATGCCCACGGCGTGGACACCAGGATAGTGCGTATCTTCAACACATACGGCCCGCGAATGAGGCGGGACGACGGCCGTCTGGTGCCGACCCTCATCGGTCAGGCGCTCAAGGGAGAACCGCTCACGGTCTACGGCGACGGCAGCCAGACGCGCAGCTTCTGCTATGTGTCCGATCTTATCGAGGGCATCTACCGCCTCGCGCTGTCGGACGAGCACCTGCCGGTCAATATCGGCAATCCTCACGAGATGACGGTTCTGCAGTTCGCCGAGACCGTCATCAGGCTTACCGGCTCGAAGAGCGAGATCGTGTTTCGACCGATGCCGACCGACGATCCGAAGCAGCGCCGCCCTGACATCGCGAAGGCCAGGGAACTGCTCGGCTGGGAGCCGAAAGTGGACCTCGAAGAGGGCCTCCGCACCACCGTAGACTGGTGCAAGACCCGGATTCAGGAGTAA
- a CDS encoding deoxyribodipyrimidine photo-lyase, which translates to MQASQRVECNHALEYAVRAANDLRLPLLVFFGLAKSYPEANLRHYSFMLQGLKEVARALADRGIAFVLRRQSPEVGAVELSRDAALLVADRGYTRIQRAWRAYAADRVACPVIQVESDVIVPAETASGKEAFAAADFRRNIGKSIPDYLVPLSTSAPEVSSLAVDIESLDASNPDALVEAMTLDRSVLPVEGLKGGASEARRLLEEFVNERLDGYDQKRNDPTVDYQSRLSPYLHFGQVSPLEVALRVLDSDSPGTDAYLEQLIVRRELAVNFVLYNPAYDSWDGLPAWARETLRAHERDAREEVYSSAELEGGRTDDPYWNAAQRQMVLTGKMHGYMRMYWGKRLIEWHDSAEEAFRVALYLNNRYEFDGRDPNGFAGVAWCFGKHDRPWPERAFFGNVRSMTASGLKRKFDADAYAAHFASSLPIAP; encoded by the coding sequence ATGCAGGCGTCCCAGCGCGTCGAGTGCAACCACGCTCTGGAGTACGCCGTCCGCGCCGCCAACGATCTCCGCCTGCCCCTGCTCGTCTTCTTCGGCCTCGCGAAGAGCTATCCCGAGGCAAACCTCAGGCACTACTCCTTCATGCTCCAAGGACTGAAAGAGGTTGCCAGGGCTCTTGCCGATCGCGGGATCGCCTTCGTTCTCCGAAGGCAGTCCCCCGAGGTGGGCGCGGTCGAGCTCTCCCGCGACGCCGCCCTGCTCGTCGCCGACCGGGGCTACACCCGCATCCAGAGGGCATGGAGGGCCTATGCAGCCGATCGAGTCGCCTGTCCCGTGATCCAGGTCGAATCGGATGTGATCGTGCCCGCGGAGACTGCTTCCGGCAAAGAGGCCTTCGCGGCGGCGGACTTCCGGCGGAACATCGGCAAGTCCATCCCCGACTACCTCGTTCCCCTCTCGACCTCCGCGCCCGAGGTGTCTTCGCTCGCGGTTGACATCGAGTCGCTCGACGCCTCGAACCCGGACGCCTTGGTCGAGGCGATGACGCTGGACAGAAGCGTGCTTCCGGTCGAAGGGCTGAAGGGTGGGGCGTCCGAGGCTCGCCGGCTGCTGGAAGAGTTCGTCAACGAGCGGCTCGACGGGTACGATCAGAAGCGGAACGATCCCACCGTGGATTACCAGTCCCGCCTGAGCCCGTACCTCCACTTCGGGCAGGTATCCCCGCTCGAGGTTGCCCTCCGCGTACTCGACTCGGATTCACCCGGCACCGATGCTTACCTCGAGCAACTGATCGTCCGCCGGGAACTCGCGGTCAACTTCGTCCTATACAACCCGGCCTATGACTCGTGGGACGGCCTGCCTGCCTGGGCGAGGGAAACCCTCCGCGCTCATGAGCGGGATGCTCGCGAGGAGGTCTATTCCTCCGCCGAACTGGAGGGTGGGCGGACGGACGATCCGTACTGGAACGCCGCCCAGAGGCAGATGGTCCTGACCGGCAAGATGCACGGGTATATGCGTATGTACTGGGGCAAGCGGCTCATCGAATGGCACGACTCGGCCGAGGAAGCCTTCCGGGTCGCGCTCTATCTGAACAACAGGTACGAGTTCGACGGCCGCGACCCGAACGGATTTGCGGGTGTTGCCTGGTGCTTCGGCAAGCACGACCGCCCGTGGCCGGAACGAGCCTTCTTCGGCAACGTGCGCTCGATGACCGCGTCCGGGCTCAAGAGGAAGTTCGACGCCGACGCGTACGCGGCTCACTTCGCCAGCAGTCTCCCGATCGCGCCCTGA
- a CDS encoding GNAT family N-acetyltransferase — protein sequence MPIEIQKIVAAPEEIMESIRSLYEISFPKEELRPFEQIVGELSSPGEERRTHMIAALDGEKVLGLSVFVLFPTASLGYLWFLCVDPDTRGLGLGGRLYDASVEWLRRDAEALGVDLSGVIFEVERLTTEAHPIYGDPHRRIRFYERLGARMIAGYDYHQPPIPPHGPVALQLMFHPMAGQTCDSPTLARVVSEFLRLAQGVEDSLEGCSLGLERLDQRLSSA from the coding sequence TTGCCGATAGAGATTCAGAAGATCGTTGCGGCGCCCGAGGAGATCATGGAGAGCATCCGGTCGCTCTACGAGATCTCGTTCCCTAAGGAGGAGCTGCGGCCGTTCGAACAGATCGTGGGAGAGCTGTCATCACCGGGCGAGGAGCGTCGCACGCATATGATTGCGGCCCTTGACGGGGAGAAGGTGCTGGGGCTCAGCGTCTTCGTGCTGTTCCCGACGGCGTCGCTCGGCTACCTTTGGTTTCTCTGCGTTGACCCGGATACCCGGGGGCTCGGGCTCGGCGGGAGGCTCTACGATGCGTCCGTCGAATGGCTCAGGCGCGACGCGGAGGCGCTCGGCGTAGACCTGTCGGGAGTCATCTTCGAGGTTGAGCGCCTCACCACGGAAGCGCACCCGATCTACGGCGACCCGCACAGGCGCATACGGTTCTACGAACGGCTGGGCGCGCGAATGATCGCCGGGTACGACTACCATCAACCGCCGATTCCGCCGCACGGGCCGGTCGCCCTGCAGTTGATGTTCCACCCGATGGCGGGGCAGACGTGCGACTCCCCCACCCTCGCGAGGGTCGTGTCCGAGTTTCTGCGGCTGGCCCAGGGAGTCGAGGACTCTCTGGAAGGCTGCTCCCTGGGGCTCGAACGTCTAGACCAGCGCCTGAGCTCGGCTTAG
- a CDS encoding helix-turn-helix transcriptional regulator, producing MDSWRIVLNLLGRAVPFKSAEVLRLTPGEPPEWFTALSDGSALGSHDEDASEILSLGERAAALKLSVWRITDAVAADEWEQSELRRRMTASGIGDVINVTCDVSPHEVTHVSLAKAQGGEEFSTGDAFLLRQVRHHYMQASRQRASRLDLTTAAEVFRQVMRPGFTCGPSGEMIDRNSELRRFISENSLNDEELVRSLEQTARQLIESGSNWCHIEMGDDHGRLSVHRLRLLGTTVRYAAVLDSHQYFRRVLRHRMQDAGLSAREVEICTLLIQGLSNKEIGQRVFISGSTVKDHVTNIIGKFSVSGRNEVLNKLLGYDDE from the coding sequence ATGGACAGCTGGCGAATCGTACTCAATCTCCTGGGACGAGCGGTGCCGTTCAAGAGCGCGGAGGTGCTCCGCTTGACCCCCGGAGAGCCTCCTGAGTGGTTCACCGCTCTGTCGGACGGGAGCGCCCTCGGGTCGCACGACGAAGACGCATCCGAGATTCTGTCGCTGGGAGAGCGCGCCGCAGCTCTCAAGCTTTCGGTCTGGCGGATCACCGATGCAGTCGCGGCCGACGAGTGGGAGCAGTCCGAACTCCGTCGGCGCATGACCGCCAGCGGAATCGGCGACGTCATCAACGTTACGTGCGACGTGTCGCCCCATGAAGTTACGCACGTGTCGCTGGCGAAAGCACAAGGAGGCGAGGAGTTCTCGACAGGCGACGCTTTCCTGCTCAGGCAGGTGCGGCATCACTACATGCAGGCTTCCCGGCAGCGAGCGTCTCGGCTCGACCTCACGACGGCGGCCGAGGTGTTCCGCCAGGTCATGCGCCCCGGCTTCACGTGCGGCCCTTCGGGCGAGATGATAGACCGCAACTCGGAGCTCAGGAGATTCATCAGCGAGAACTCGCTGAATGACGAAGAACTGGTACGTTCCCTCGAACAGACCGCCAGGCAGCTCATAGAGAGCGGCAGCAACTGGTGCCACATCGAAATGGGGGACGATCACGGGCGCTTGTCGGTCCACAGGCTGAGACTTCTCGGCACCACCGTCCGCTACGCCGCGGTGCTCGACTCGCACCAGTACTTCCGACGAGTTCTCCGCCACCGCATGCAGGACGCCGGGCTCTCGGCCCGCGAGGTCGAGATCTGCACCTTGCTGATCCAGGGCCTTTCCAACAAGGAGATCGGCCAGCGGGTTTTCATCTCGGGCTCTACGGTCAAGGACCATGTGACGAACATCATCGGCAAGTTCAGTGTCTCCGGGCGAAACGAAGTCCTAAACAAACTGCTCGGCTACGACGACGAATAG
- a CDS encoding bifunctional methionine sulfoxide reductase B/A protein codes for MYKLLIAVPLIALAGAIAFRGEKTRDPGGGDEVISIYNAALDQDEFVRKVRRTESEWMKLLTPEQYRVTRMKGTEPPGTCPAGEVKEGMYQCVGCGTDLFKYDRKFESGTGWPSFWAPVSELNVRYESDTAHGMVRTEVMCARCDAHLGHVFDDGPEPTGKRFCINGVALRLAPLPEGRLQKAAFATGCFWGTESAFRKLLDKGVVSTRVGYTGGTVKAPSYELVCTGQTGHMEAVEVVFDPAKVSYEKLLGIFWKSHNPYRSDGQGPDIGSQYRAAVFYHSPEQKKLAEESRAALQKKSGRPVATMIVEAKEFYPAEEYHQQYFEKTGAAHSCPVY; via the coding sequence ATGTACAAGTTATTGATAGCCGTCCCGCTGATCGCCCTCGCTGGGGCGATCGCTTTTCGCGGCGAGAAGACCCGCGATCCCGGCGGCGGCGACGAAGTCATCAGCATCTACAACGCCGCGCTCGATCAGGATGAGTTCGTGCGGAAGGTCCGCAGGACAGAGTCCGAGTGGATGAAGCTGCTCACTCCGGAGCAGTACCGCGTCACTCGCATGAAAGGCACCGAACCGCCGGGTACGTGCCCCGCCGGCGAGGTGAAGGAAGGAATGTACCAGTGTGTCGGATGCGGCACGGACCTCTTCAAGTATGACAGGAAGTTCGAGTCCGGCACAGGCTGGCCGAGTTTCTGGGCGCCCGTCTCGGAACTCAATGTCAGGTACGAGTCGGACACTGCCCACGGCATGGTCCGCACCGAGGTCATGTGCGCTCGGTGCGACGCCCACCTCGGTCACGTCTTCGATGACGGACCGGAGCCGACGGGCAAGCGTTTCTGCATCAACGGCGTCGCGCTCAGGCTCGCCCCGCTTCCCGAGGGGAGACTCCAGAAGGCCGCGTTCGCCACCGGCTGCTTCTGGGGCACGGAATCAGCCTTCAGGAAGCTGCTCGACAAGGGCGTCGTCTCCACAAGGGTGGGCTACACCGGCGGGACCGTCAAGGCCCCGAGCTACGAGTTGGTCTGCACAGGGCAGACGGGCCACATGGAGGCCGTCGAGGTCGTTTTCGACCCGGCGAAAGTCTCGTACGAGAAACTGCTCGGCATCTTCTGGAAGTCCCACAACCCGTACCGGTCTGACGGCCAGGGGCCGGACATCGGCTCTCAGTACCGCGCGGCGGTCTTCTATCACTCGCCCGAGCAGAAGAAGCTTGCCGAGGAGTCGAGGGCAGCCCTCCAGAAGAAGTCGGGCCGGCCGGTCGCCACGATGATCGTCGAGGCGAAAGAGTTCTACCCCGCCGAGGAGTACCATCAGCAGTATTTCGAGAAGACGGGGGCGGCCCACTCCTGCCCGGTCTACTGA
- a CDS encoding sensor histidine kinase, with protein MSKRSTPIGFIPGEVDSGAHCMFLYPRRDHVFFERLAGYFQAGLDAGEKCLCISSVAPETMVERLRGAGVDTEYAVRTDQLSIYHVSEVYLRRHSFEFGQVMEFWGEAVEASKSRWNGMRVYGDMEDAMPGRTLRMKLLEYESRINLHSDRVKMALCGYSADAAPRSFVLQMKSVHPFHANVRSLQTNHRYIEPERFLRSLYRFQRVCRVYPASADGSRECRKHLEEIASRTPMTMGEMDDLKLAVGEAFVNALEHGSSGQFQGRPHIHVSFFPRPDGLTVEVRDHGPGFTPPEPDVPSLPHEPRSNGFHLMRSLVSAVDVERRRDETVVSLHMDYAFPFAA; from the coding sequence ATGAGCAAGCGGAGCACGCCGATCGGGTTCATCCCCGGCGAAGTGGATTCCGGCGCCCACTGCATGTTTCTCTATCCCAGGAGAGATCATGTATTCTTCGAACGCCTTGCCGGGTATTTCCAGGCGGGCCTCGACGCCGGCGAGAAATGCCTCTGCATCTCATCCGTCGCCCCCGAAACGATGGTCGAGCGGCTGCGGGGTGCGGGCGTGGATACCGAGTACGCCGTCAGGACCGACCAGCTCTCGATCTATCACGTGAGTGAGGTCTACCTCCGCCGGCATTCCTTTGAGTTCGGTCAGGTGATGGAATTCTGGGGTGAGGCGGTCGAGGCGTCTAAATCGCGCTGGAACGGCATGCGGGTCTACGGCGACATGGAGGATGCCATGCCGGGGCGCACGCTCCGGATGAAACTGCTGGAGTACGAGTCGCGAATCAACCTGCACTCCGACCGCGTGAAGATGGCCCTGTGCGGTTACAGCGCGGATGCGGCCCCTCGGTCCTTCGTTCTCCAGATGAAGAGCGTGCATCCCTTCCACGCGAATGTCCGCAGCCTCCAGACGAATCACCGCTACATCGAGCCGGAACGTTTCCTCAGGAGCCTGTACAGGTTCCAGCGGGTCTGCAGAGTCTACCCTGCTTCCGCCGACGGCTCCCGTGAATGCCGCAAGCATCTCGAGGAGATCGCCTCGCGCACTCCCATGACCATGGGCGAGATGGACGATCTCAAACTGGCCGTCGGAGAGGCATTCGTCAACGCCCTGGAGCACGGCTCTTCCGGGCAGTTTCAGGGCCGGCCGCACATCCACGTCTCATTCTTTCCGCGTCCTGACGGCCTCACGGTCGAGGTGCGGGATCACGGGCCGGGCTTCACCCCGCCGGAGCCCGACGTCCCGTCTCTTCCTCACGAGCCTCGAAGCAACGGCTTCCATCTCATGCGCAGCCTCGTCAGCGCCGTGGATGTGGAGCGCCGCAGGGACGAGACCGTGGTCTCTCTGCACATGGACTACGCATTCCCCTTCGCTGCCTGA
- a CDS encoding glutamine--tRNA ligase/YqeY domain fusion protein has translation MSDSIDACADTAPESSDFIRDFVKEDLASGRFDRVHTRFPPEPNAYLHIGHAKALWIDYGIAQDFGGLFNLRFDDTNPTKEEQEFVDAIIEDVRWVGADWQDRLFFGSDYFEQTYEWALDLIRKGKAYVCDLSQDEVNDSRGTLTQPGRESPYRNRSVEENLDLFRRMKAGEFPDGTRTLRAKIDMASPNILMRDPVMYRIRHVEHHRQGDKWCIYPMYDFAHPLQDSIEGITHSLCSLEYEIHRPLYDWFLDELGIYHPRQIEFARLNMTYTVMSKRRFIELVEGGYLDGYDDPRLPTLAGLRRRGYTPEAIKDFCNRIGVAKVDSVVDVAVLEDCVRVDLNRRAERRMAVMNPLKVVLTNYPEGQVEELDVVNNPEDSGAGTRKVPFARELYIEQDDFREEPPPKYFRLAPGREVRLRNAYFITCTDVVKDASGRVVELHCTYDPATRGGDAPDGRKVKATLHWVAADQSVAAEARLYDHLFVKPDPDEVEEGKDWFSNLNPDSLLVSTCRVEPSVVGSAPGTTYQFERQGYFCVDRDSAPEKPVFNRTVTLRDTWANLQRAMIERKP, from the coding sequence ATGAGCGATTCAATAGACGCCTGCGCCGACACCGCCCCGGAATCTTCCGACTTCATCCGCGATTTCGTCAAAGAGGATCTCGCGAGCGGGCGGTTCGACCGCGTTCATACGCGCTTCCCGCCGGAGCCGAACGCATACCTGCACATCGGCCACGCCAAAGCCCTCTGGATTGACTACGGCATAGCTCAGGACTTCGGCGGCCTCTTCAACCTGCGCTTCGACGACACGAATCCGACGAAAGAGGAGCAGGAGTTCGTTGACGCTATCATCGAGGATGTGCGCTGGGTCGGCGCCGATTGGCAGGATCGGCTCTTCTTCGGTTCGGATTACTTCGAGCAGACCTACGAATGGGCGCTCGATCTCATACGCAAGGGCAAGGCATACGTCTGCGATCTGTCCCAGGACGAGGTCAACGATTCGCGCGGCACGCTCACCCAGCCCGGCAGGGAGAGCCCGTATCGCAACCGCAGCGTAGAGGAGAATCTCGACCTGTTCCGGCGTATGAAGGCGGGTGAGTTCCCGGATGGCACGCGTACTCTCCGCGCGAAGATAGACATGGCCTCACCGAACATCCTCATGCGGGACCCCGTCATGTACCGCATCAGGCACGTGGAGCACCACCGCCAAGGAGACAAGTGGTGCATCTACCCGATGTACGACTTTGCGCATCCCCTTCAGGACTCGATCGAGGGCATCACGCACTCGCTCTGCTCGCTCGAGTACGAGATTCACCGTCCCTTATACGACTGGTTCCTGGATGAGTTGGGCATCTACCACCCGCGCCAGATCGAGTTCGCGCGCCTGAACATGACCTACACCGTGATGAGCAAGCGGCGGTTCATCGAACTGGTCGAGGGCGGGTATCTCGACGGTTACGACGACCCTCGCCTTCCGACCCTCGCGGGCCTCAGGCGCCGCGGGTACACTCCCGAGGCGATCAAGGACTTCTGCAACCGCATCGGCGTCGCGAAGGTGGACAGCGTTGTGGACGTCGCCGTTCTGGAGGACTGCGTGCGCGTGGATCTCAACAGGCGCGCCGAGCGTCGGATGGCGGTCATGAACCCGCTCAAGGTCGTCCTGACGAACTACCCCGAAGGGCAGGTCGAGGAACTCGACGTCGTCAACAATCCGGAGGATTCCGGCGCCGGCACCCGCAAGGTCCCGTTCGCCCGCGAGTTGTACATCGAGCAGGACGACTTCCGCGAGGAGCCGCCGCCGAAGTACTTCCGCCTCGCGCCAGGCCGGGAGGTCCGCCTCCGGAACGCCTACTTCATTACGTGCACGGATGTGGTCAAGGATGCGAGCGGTCGGGTGGTGGAGCTGCACTGCACCTACGATCCCGCGACGCGCGGCGGGGACGCCCCGGACGGCCGGAAGGTGAAAGCCACGCTTCACTGGGTCGCCGCGGATCAGTCGGTCGCTGCGGAGGCGCGGCTCTACGACCATCTGTTCGTGAAGCCCGATCCCGACGAGGTCGAAGAGGGCAAGGACTGGTTCTCCAACCTGAACCCGGACTCTCTGCTCGTGTCCACCTGCCGCGTAGAGCCGAGCGTCGTCGGCTCGGCGCCCGGCACGACCTATCAGTTCGAGCGCCAGGGATATTTCTGCGTGGACAGGGACTCCGCTCCGGAGAAGCCGGTCTTCAACCGCACAGTCACCCTCCGCGATACCTGGGCGAACCTGCAGAGGGCGATGATCGAGCGGAAGCCTTGA
- a CDS encoding DUF4091 domain-containing protein — MNSLSTLLPLAVAAALITAIPIFGSESRRPLIVEPDGQPGLQVMFWLQSSLSRVYPKSDPGSSEPLSIAAPRNGQVSFQACLRNERPWELKATCTVTGADDLRVQVRRVGYVPMAHVTSNTPASELEGGDLIPGFVPDPLFPENSGTVQPYENCSFWITVKVPADAKPGPRTLQVHWSFHDGSQKADLTADLAVSEFVVKPRRDFPVIHWWRSECLWDWYKTGTYEDPKTWEITRNYLRNMVEHGTNVIFVPMFFMRRETFERPAQLLKVTEPEPGKYEFDFSDVSKFLKLARECGAEYFEWPHFWIYWGAENPVRVYKRVDGKAVMLWPPDTDGHGPLFHGFMRQFLPAFHAFLESEGVLDKSFFHVSDEPGEGQHIANYRKARAFLREHAPWMKGKVMDALSSIEYGREGLTDIPIPIISAAQPYIDEKIPHWVYFCCEPRGAYLQRLLDTPLPKVRMSGWLFYRLGAKGFLHWGYNYWHAMEQEKLIDPFQTATNEWYPGIPPGDPFVVYPGPDGKPLDSIRWEVWSESLQDYSILQTAGIRPDDPMLSDIKSYADFPKSEEWIQGAIGRLLAK; from the coding sequence ATGAACTCTCTCTCCACCCTGCTCCCACTGGCCGTCGCGGCGGCCCTGATCACGGCAATCCCGATTTTCGGTTCGGAGAGCCGCAGGCCACTAATCGTCGAGCCCGACGGACAGCCGGGCCTGCAGGTCATGTTCTGGCTCCAGAGTTCGCTGAGCCGAGTCTACCCGAAGTCCGACCCGGGATCTTCCGAGCCGTTGAGCATCGCTGCACCTCGAAACGGTCAGGTGTCGTTCCAAGCGTGTCTCAGGAACGAACGCCCCTGGGAGTTGAAGGCGACATGCACCGTGACCGGCGCGGACGACCTCCGGGTGCAGGTGCGGCGGGTCGGATACGTGCCGATGGCCCACGTCACGAGCAACACCCCCGCTTCGGAACTGGAGGGCGGCGACTTGATCCCGGGCTTCGTTCCGGACCCGCTGTTCCCGGAGAACTCCGGCACGGTTCAGCCTTACGAGAACTGCTCGTTCTGGATCACGGTCAAGGTCCCGGCAGATGCGAAGCCCGGCCCGCGAACCCTGCAAGTGCACTGGAGTTTCCACGACGGCTCGCAGAAAGCCGATTTGACCGCCGACCTGGCGGTGAGTGAGTTCGTAGTGAAACCGCGAAGGGACTTCCCCGTGATCCACTGGTGGAGGTCGGAGTGCCTGTGGGACTGGTACAAGACCGGCACCTACGAAGACCCGAAGACCTGGGAGATCACACGAAACTACCTGCGGAACATGGTCGAGCACGGGACCAACGTGATCTTCGTGCCGATGTTCTTCATGCGCAGGGAGACCTTCGAGCGTCCGGCGCAGCTCCTGAAGGTCACCGAGCCGGAGCCGGGGAAGTACGAGTTCGACTTCAGCGACGTGAGCAAGTTCCTGAAGCTGGCGAGGGAATGCGGGGCGGAATACTTCGAGTGGCCGCACTTCTGGATCTACTGGGGCGCGGAGAACCCGGTGCGGGTCTACAAGCGGGTGGACGGCAAGGCGGTGATGCTCTGGCCGCCCGACACCGACGGCCACGGGCCGCTGTTCCACGGATTCATGAGGCAGTTCCTGCCGGCGTTCCACGCCTTCCTGGAATCGGAAGGCGTGCTCGACAAGTCGTTCTTCCACGTGTCGGACGAGCCCGGGGAAGGCCAGCACATCGCGAACTACAGGAAGGCCAGGGCCTTTCTACGGGAGCACGCGCCGTGGATGAAGGGCAAGGTCATGGACGCGCTCAGCAGCATCGAATACGGGCGGGAGGGCCTGACGGACATCCCGATCCCGATCATCTCGGCCGCCCAGCCTTACATTGACGAGAAGATTCCGCATTGGGTCTACTTCTGCTGCGAGCCGAGGGGGGCCTACCTCCAGCGGCTGCTCGACACCCCGCTGCCGAAGGTCCGCATGTCCGGCTGGCTCTTCTACCGGCTGGGCGCGAAGGGATTCCTGCACTGGGGGTACAACTACTGGCATGCGATGGAGCAGGAGAAGCTGATAGACCCGTTTCAGACCGCGACGAACGAGTGGTATCCGGGCATCCCTCCCGGCGACCCGTTCGTGGTCTACCCCGGCCCCGACGGCAAGCCTCTCGATTCGATCAGGTGGGAGGTTTGGTCGGAATCGCTGCAGGACTACTCGATCCTGCAGACGGCGGGCATCAGGCCGGACGACCCGATGCTGAGTGACATCAAGAGCTACGCCGACTTCCCGAAGAGCGAGGAGTGGATTCAGGGCGCGATCGGGAGACTGCTGGCGAAGTGA